The following proteins are co-located in the Vigna unguiculata cultivar IT97K-499-35 chromosome 9, ASM411807v1, whole genome shotgun sequence genome:
- the LOC114163954 gene encoding omega-amidase, chloroplastic has protein sequence MKAFGISPSLLSFKSFTFHHSSSSNLFFPLSFIIPSLSPSHLRHRSIHRHSPIMAAASSNSERARAPPAIPMPSPPPSKFKIGLCQLSVTPDKDRNIAHARTAIQDAASKGAQLVLLPEIWNSPYSNDSFPVYAEDIDAGADASPSTAMLSELSRLLKITIVGGSIPERSGDRLYNTCCVFDTDGKLLAKHRKIHLFDIDIPGEITFIESKTLTAGETPTIVDTEVGRIGIGICYDIRFPELAMIYAARGAHLLCYPGAFNMTTGPLHWELLQRARATDNQLYVATCSPARETGSGYVAWGHSTLVGPFGEVLATTEHEEAIIIAEIDYSITEQRRKNLPITTQRRGDLYQLVDFQRLNSQ, from the exons ATGAAAGCATTCGGAATATCACCATCACTGCTTAGCTTCAAATCTTTCACTTTCCACCACTCATCCTCTTCCAACCTCTTTTTCCCCCTCTCTTTCATTATCCCCTCTCTCTCCCCCTCCCATCTCCGCCACCGCTCAATCCACCGCCACTCTCCAATCATGGCCGCCGCTTCATCCAACTCCGAACGCGCCCGGGCCCCACCCGCCATTCCCATGCCCTCTCCGCCTCCGTCCAAG TTCAAAATTGGCCTCTGTCAACTCTCCGTCACTCCCGACAAAGACAGGAACATCGCCCACGCGCGCACCGCCATTCAGGACGCTGCATCCAAGGGTGCTCAGCTTGTTCTTTTGCCT GAAATTTGGAACAGTCCCTATTCCAATGACAGTTTCCCTGTCTACGCTGAGGATATTGACGCCGGTGCCGATGCTTCTCCTTCCACCGCCATGCTCTCTGAACTCTCTCGTCTCCTGAAAATCACCATCGTCGGTGGTTCCATTCCAGAGCGTTCTGGAGATCGCTTGTACAATACTTGTTGCGTTTTCGACACCGATGGAAAGCTGCTCGCCAAGCACCGCAAG ATACATCTTTTTGATATTGACATCCCCGGGGAGATTACATTTATCGAGTCAAAAACTCTTACTGCTGGAGAGACACCGACGATTGTTGACACAG AGGTTGGACGCATTGGCATAGGCATCTGTTATGACATTCGGTTTCCAGAACTAGCAATGATATATGCTGCTAGAG GTGCTCACTTACTCTGCTATCCTGGGGCATTTAACATGACAACTGGACCATTACATTGGGAGTTATTGCAGAGGGCAAG GGCTACAGATAATCAG TTATATGTGGCTACCTGTTCGCCTGCTCGGGAGACAGGATCTGGTTATGTGGCCTGGGGCCACTCTACTCTTGTAGGGCCA TTTGGAGAAGTTTTGGCTACTACAGAACACGAGGAGGCTATCATCATTGCAGAAATTGATTATTCAATAACGGAGCAGAGAAG GAAAAATCTCCCTATAACTACGCAAAGACGAGGTGATCTTTACCAGTTGGTGGATTTTCAGAGGCTGAATTCGCAGTGA